The proteins below are encoded in one region of Pelagibacterium flavum:
- a CDS encoding substrate-binding periplasmic protein, which yields MSFALRPVVTLLVSALAIAITALSPWPASAQEPEFYDVPFAPGQWNIGRQLNESQFRYCVDERDPDWAIGDAIAEAIATGLLLEPQRYVVPSDMVSEDITKIYQILLEHCDVQMGFKLIPEGLPEWVIATRPYYEAGYVFITTDPAIQTLGDLPPSSPIGATLGTSAHFQLFTFVSTMAPEDRWPVFPMGTNQLSIDSLLNGTVDVALVWAPSLWAAQRDNPDLADIHVVDPSPLQPSSLGVGGLLLAENTFLRTAIDEAIEALTADGTIGAILEEYDFAATPAP from the coding sequence TTGTCCTTTGCCTTGCGCCCGGTCGTCACGCTTCTGGTTTCGGCGCTGGCCATTGCCATAACCGCACTGTCGCCGTGGCCCGCCTCGGCACAGGAGCCTGAATTCTACGACGTGCCCTTTGCTCCGGGGCAATGGAATATCGGCCGGCAGCTCAACGAGTCCCAATTTCGCTATTGCGTGGACGAGCGCGATCCCGACTGGGCGATTGGGGATGCCATCGCCGAGGCCATTGCCACGGGATTGCTGCTCGAACCACAACGATATGTGGTTCCCAGCGACATGGTGAGTGAGGACATCACGAAAATCTACCAGATCCTGCTCGAACATTGCGACGTGCAGATGGGCTTCAAGCTCATTCCCGAAGGGCTGCCCGAATGGGTGATCGCCACCCGCCCCTATTACGAAGCCGGGTATGTTTTCATTACCACCGATCCAGCCATTCAGACGCTGGGCGACCTGCCTCCCTCCAGCCCCATCGGAGCGACGCTGGGCACGTCGGCCCATTTTCAGCTCTTTACCTTTGTCTCAACGATGGCGCCGGAAGACCGCTGGCCGGTGTTTCCAATGGGCACCAACCAGCTTTCCATCGACTCGCTGCTCAACGGCACGGTGGATGTTGCGCTGGTCTGGGCGCCCAGCCTGTGGGCCGCGCAACGCGACAATCCCGACCTTGCGGACATCCACGTCGTGGACCCAAGTCCCTTGCAGCCGTCCAGCCTAGGGGTGGGCGGGCTGTTGCTCGCTGAAAATACCTTTTTGCGCACGGCCATCGACGAGGCGATTGAAGCGCTTACGGCGGATGGCACAATCGGCGCCATCCTCGAAGAGTACGATTTTGCGGCTACGCCTGCCCCGTGA
- a CDS encoding c-type cytochrome: MGPIIGSPASRLVMLTGLVAGTFSLSAPVFAQDDSTMSPVHYSSEQADRGEDRFERDCVDCHGDDLRGGLIGGPPLRGLAFEQKFANGAPASAMFGFMSLLMPPNAPGRYSPEVYADLMAYILQENGFPAGDPLPSDMESLNKLIVQK, encoded by the coding sequence ATGGGTCCCATCATTGGTAGCCCCGCGTCTCGCTTGGTGATGCTCACCGGGTTGGTCGCTGGCACCTTTTCTCTTTCCGCACCGGTTTTCGCCCAGGACGACAGCACCATGAGCCCGGTGCACTATTCATCCGAGCAGGCCGATCGCGGTGAGGACAGGTTTGAAAGAGACTGCGTCGACTGCCACGGAGACGATCTGCGCGGCGGGTTGATCGGCGGGCCGCCATTGCGCGGGCTGGCGTTCGAGCAGAAATTCGCCAACGGGGCACCGGCCTCGGCAATGTTCGGGTTCATGAGCTTGCTGATGCCGCCCAATGCGCCGGGCCGCTATTCGCCCGAGGTCTATGCCGATCTGATGGCCTATATCCTGCAGGAAAACGGCTTTCCGGCCGGCGATCCGCTGCCCTCCGACATGGAATCGCTCAACAAATTGATCGTCCAGAAGTAA
- a CDS encoding VWA domain-containing protein, whose amino-acid sequence MKRIQTLAMAAILATGLGTTQAAAQDVMVVYDASGSMWGQIDGVTKIEIAREVLGDLVNQWSAETNLGLVAYGHRREGDCGDIETVIAPQPISPATFIDAVNAINPLGRTPLSAAVEHAAEELVYLENPATVVLISDGIENCEADPCALASHLEERGIAFTTHVIGFDVASEEYAQLSCIAENTGGVFVPASNASELADALDEVKQVIEEAPEPEPQPQPEPEPEVSQVDIKAPASVTVGMRFPVSWAPTLEPSDYVTIVPVGADEGSFGDYQRVRDDSEQELRAPAETGLYEVRYVFEETGETAGSTPVEVVDAEVTVTAPESVTTGARFTVSYTGAVDGTDYVTIVPVGADEGSYTDYQRVRDASEQDLTAPADPGLYEVRYVLDEGGRTMASTPIEVVEPQTTVSAPKTVTVGARFTVGYTGSVNGNDYVTIVPVGAEEGSYTDYQRVRDASEQELTAPAEPGLYEVRYVLDEGGRTLASAPIEVVEGETTVSAPETVTVGSRFTVNYTGAVNGNDYVTIVPAGADEGSYLDYQRVRDASEQELTAPAEPGLYEVRYVLDEGARTMASTPVEVVDGDVSVSAPEIVIANARFAVSYTGTINSNDYVTIVPAGAEEGSYGDYQRVRDDTEQELTAPADPGLYEVRYVLDEGGITMASTPIEVLEEGSALDFGAGLDVPASAAPGETILVTWTADVEGARVSLARTDQADFAWLEAQPASAEKATKFKLPDEPGTYEIRFLDVANQSVLGRSPITVE is encoded by the coding sequence ATGAAACGCATCCAGACATTGGCTATGGCGGCAATATTGGCCACTGGCCTTGGCACCACTCAGGCAGCCGCACAGGACGTGATGGTGGTCTATGACGCTTCAGGCTCCATGTGGGGCCAGATTGACGGGGTCACCAAGATCGAGATTGCCCGCGAGGTGCTGGGCGACCTCGTGAACCAGTGGTCTGCCGAGACCAATCTGGGTCTTGTGGCCTATGGCCATCGCCGTGAGGGCGATTGCGGCGATATCGAAACGGTCATTGCGCCCCAGCCCATTTCGCCCGCCACATTCATTGATGCGGTCAACGCCATCAACCCGCTGGGCCGCACACCGCTGTCGGCTGCAGTCGAACATGCCGCCGAAGAACTGGTCTATCTCGAAAACCCCGCAACCGTGGTCCTGATCTCGGACGGCATCGAAAACTGCGAGGCCGATCCGTGCGCGCTGGCCAGCCATCTCGAAGAGCGCGGCATCGCGTTCACCACCCACGTAATCGGCTTTGACGTGGCGTCCGAGGAATATGCCCAGCTTTCCTGCATCGCCGAAAACACCGGCGGCGTCTTCGTGCCGGCCTCCAACGCCAGCGAATTGGCCGACGCGCTCGATGAGGTCAAGCAGGTGATCGAGGAGGCGCCCGAGCCCGAGCCCCAGCCCCAACCCGAGCCTGAACCCGAAGTCTCCCAGGTCGATATCAAGGCACCGGCCAGCGTAACCGTCGGCATGCGCTTCCCGGTAAGCTGGGCGCCAACGCTCGAGCCAAGCGATTATGTGACGATCGTTCCGGTCGGCGCCGATGAGGGCAGCTTTGGCGACTATCAGCGCGTACGCGACGATTCCGAGCAGGAATTGAGGGCCCCGGCCGAAACCGGACTTTACGAAGTCCGCTACGTCTTTGAGGAAACTGGAGAAACAGCCGGCTCGACCCCGGTTGAGGTTGTCGATGCCGAAGTCACCGTCACAGCCCCGGAGTCCGTCACCACCGGTGCCCGGTTCACCGTGAGCTATACCGGTGCCGTCGATGGCACCGATTATGTCACCATCGTTCCGGTCGGCGCCGATGAAGGCAGTTACACCGATTACCAGCGTGTGCGCGATGCGTCCGAACAGGACCTGACGGCCCCAGCCGATCCGGGGCTCTATGAAGTGCGTTACGTCCTCGATGAGGGCGGGCGGACAATGGCATCGACCCCCATTGAGGTGGTCGAACCGCAAACCACGGTTTCCGCGCCCAAGACGGTGACAGTGGGCGCTCGCTTCACCGTCGGCTACACCGGTTCGGTCAATGGCAACGACTATGTCACCATTGTTCCGGTCGGTGCCGAGGAGGGCAGTTACACCGACTACCAGCGTGTGCGCGATGCGTCCGAGCAGGAACTGACGGCCCCCGCCGAACCTGGCCTTTACGAAGTGCGCTACGTGCTTGACGAAGGCGGGCGGACCCTCGCGTCGGCGCCCATAGAAGTTGTTGAAGGCGAGACGACGGTTTCGGCGCCCGAAACCGTGACCGTCGGTTCGCGGTTTACCGTCAACTACACAGGCGCCGTCAATGGCAATGACTATGTCACCATCGTTCCCGCCGGAGCCGATGAGGGCAGCTATCTCGATTACCAGCGTGTGCGCGATGCGTCCGAACAGGAGCTGACGGCCCCCGCTGAGCCTGGACTCTATGAAGTCCGTTACGTGCTCGATGAAGGGGCACGCACCATGGCCTCGACCCCGGTCGAGGTGGTGGATGGCGATGTGAGCGTTTCGGCGCCCGAAATCGTGATTGCCAATGCGCGCTTTGCGGTGAGCTACACCGGCACCATCAACTCCAACGACTATGTGACGATCGTTCCCGCCGGAGCCGAGGAAGGCAGCTATGGCGATTATCAACGCGTCAGGGACGACACCGAGCAGGAACTCACGGCACCGGCCGATCCAGGGCTCTATGAGGTTCGCTATGTGCTCGATGAGGGCGGGATCACCATGGCCTCAACACCGATTGAAGTGCTTGAAGAGGGCAGCGCCCTCGATTTTGGCGCCGGTCTCGATGTGCCCGCTTCCGCAGCGCCGGGAGAGACGATCCTTGTGACCTGGACTGCGGATGTCGAGGGCGCGCGGGTGTCGCTGGCGCGCACCGATCAGGCCGATTTCGCATGGCTTGAAGCCCAGCCCGCCAGTGCCGAAAAGGCCACCAAGTTCAAGCTGCCCGACGAACCCGGCACATACGAGATCCGCTTTCTCGACGTGGCCAACCAATCGGTGCTCGGCCGCTCCCCGATCACCGTCGAGTGA
- a CDS encoding carbohydrate kinase family protein: MTGRILVVGDVITDILVVPEGPVARGTDTPATIRQMPGGSGANQAVWLAAMGVDAHFAARVGAPDVVRLRRHFEGQGVTAHLSGDVANPTGTLICLVDPDGERSFLTDRGANAHLGETDLPFELLDGMDRLHISGYALFEPRPRAAVMALAARAKARSIPVSIDPASTGFLAAVGHDNFLGWAADAEIIFPNADEAELLTGQTDPHRQIAALLGVFPRAVLKRGNQGAIFAARGTEPRAVPAEAVEVVDTTGAGDAFLAGFLAAELRGETPEAALASAIAAGARAVTRLGAQPLAL; encoded by the coding sequence GTGACTGGCCGCATCCTCGTCGTTGGCGACGTCATCACCGATATTCTCGTCGTGCCCGAAGGGCCCGTTGCGCGCGGCACCGATACACCGGCCACCATCCGCCAGATGCCCGGCGGTTCGGGCGCCAATCAGGCCGTGTGGCTGGCGGCCATGGGCGTCGACGCCCATTTCGCCGCCCGCGTGGGCGCCCCCGATGTGGTTCGCCTTCGTCGCCATTTCGAAGGGCAGGGCGTCACCGCCCATCTGAGCGGCGATGTGGCCAATCCCACCGGCACGCTGATCTGCCTTGTCGATCCCGATGGAGAGCGCAGCTTTCTCACCGATCGCGGTGCCAACGCCCACCTGGGTGAAACCGATCTCCCTTTCGAGCTGCTCGACGGCATGGACCGGCTGCACATCTCGGGCTACGCCCTGTTTGAGCCCAGGCCCCGCGCCGCAGTCATGGCGCTGGCCGCCCGCGCCAAGGCAAGAAGCATCCCCGTCAGCATCGATCCGGCTTCAACGGGCTTTCTGGCCGCTGTCGGCCACGACAATTTCCTCGGCTGGGCGGCGGACGCCGAAATCATTTTCCCCAACGCCGACGAGGCCGAGCTTCTGACTGGGCAGACCGATCCCCACCGCCAGATCGCGGCCCTGCTCGGGGTTTTCCCCCGCGCGGTCCTCAAACGCGGCAATCAGGGCGCCATCTTCGCCGCGCGAGGCACCGAGCCGCGCGCGGTTCCCGCCGAAGCTGTCGAAGTGGTCGATACCACCGGCGCCGGCGACGCATTTCTGGCAGGCTTTCTGGCTGCCGAGCTGCGCGGAGAAACCCCCGAAGCTGCCCTGGCTTCCGCCATCGCCGCCGGCGCGCGCGCCGTGACGAGGCTAGGAGCGCAGCCGCTGGCGCTATGA
- a CDS encoding pseudouridine-5'-phosphate glycosidase: MSDYLEISPEIKYALADGQPVVALESTIITHGMPYPQNLETALAVEQVVRDNGAVPATIAVMGGKCHVGVAGETLEDLARTGLEAAKASRRDLAAILVKGLTAGTTVATTMQIAAMAGIRVFATGGIGGVHRGAESTFDISADLTELSQTPVAVVCAGAKSILDIPKTLEVLESNGVPVIGYGTDAFPAFFARESGYGVDYRLDTPQEVAALIATQAALNMTGGVLVANPIPEADALDADEINGRIAAAIADAERQGVTRKDLTPYLLNRIFELTDGKSLVANIALVKNNAAVAARIAAALVKNH; encoded by the coding sequence ATGTCTGATTACCTCGAGATCTCCCCCGAGATCAAATACGCCCTGGCTGACGGCCAGCCAGTCGTGGCCCTCGAATCTACGATCATCACCCACGGCATGCCCTATCCGCAGAACCTCGAGACCGCGCTGGCGGTGGAGCAGGTCGTGCGCGACAATGGCGCGGTGCCCGCCACCATCGCGGTCATGGGCGGCAAATGCCATGTGGGCGTGGCCGGCGAAACGCTCGAGGACCTGGCCAGGACCGGGCTTGAAGCCGCCAAGGCCTCCCGGCGCGACCTCGCAGCCATCCTCGTCAAGGGCCTCACCGCCGGAACCACCGTCGCCACCACCATGCAGATCGCTGCCATGGCCGGCATCAGGGTCTTTGCCACCGGCGGCATCGGCGGCGTGCATCGCGGGGCCGAATCCACCTTCGATATTTCCGCCGATCTCACCGAGCTGTCCCAAACCCCTGTCGCCGTGGTTTGCGCCGGCGCCAAGTCGATTCTCGACATTCCGAAAACCCTCGAAGTGCTTGAATCCAATGGTGTTCCCGTCATCGGTTATGGCACCGACGCCTTCCCGGCCTTCTTCGCGCGCGAAAGCGGATATGGGGTCGATTACCGCCTCGACACGCCCCAGGAGGTCGCGGCCCTCATCGCCACACAGGCCGCGCTGAACATGACCGGCGGCGTTCTGGTCGCCAACCCGATCCCCGAGGCCGACGCCCTCGACGCCGACGAAATCAACGGCCGCATCGCCGCCGCCATCGCCGATGCCGAGCGGCAAGGCGTGACCCGCAAGGATCTCACCCCCTATCTGCTCAACCGCATCTTTGAGCTGACCGACGGCAAGTCGCTGGTCGCAAACATCGCACTGGTCAAGAACAACGCCGCCGTGGCAGCCCGGATCGCGGCCGCCCTCGTCAAGAACCACTGA
- a CDS encoding ABC transporter ATP-binding protein produces MASDPIVTLEAVSLKKGEAQLLDGVSFALERGKFHALLGPNGAGKSSLMRVLYRAEADNTGTVLLDGKPLKDWPRKAYAARVGALVQESVSLAGLTLYEVVALGLLPLALPRQEAAARCNEALSLVGLAGRAGEDAAHLSGGEQQRLFFAQILALDPEIYILDEPHNHLDLHYQYVLLEAVKRRGRTVLASFHDLTLATRFCDRAFLLDHGRLAASGTLAEVLTAQRLAQVYRIDAELADDVIRIKGAITA; encoded by the coding sequence GTGGCTTCTGACCCGATTGTCACTCTTGAAGCGGTCTCGCTCAAAAAGGGCGAGGCGCAATTGCTCGACGGCGTCTCGTTTGCGCTCGAGCGCGGAAAATTCCACGCGCTGCTGGGCCCCAACGGCGCCGGAAAATCGAGCCTCATGCGCGTCCTCTATCGCGCCGAGGCCGACAATACCGGAACGGTCCTTCTGGATGGAAAGCCCCTCAAGGACTGGCCCCGCAAGGCCTATGCGGCGCGGGTCGGGGCACTGGTCCAGGAGTCCGTGTCGCTGGCCGGGTTGACGCTCTACGAGGTCGTGGCGCTCGGTCTGCTGCCGCTGGCGCTGCCCCGCCAGGAGGCTGCGGCCCGGTGCAACGAAGCCCTGTCCCTCGTCGGTCTCGCCGGGCGGGCAGGAGAGGATGCCGCCCATCTCTCCGGCGGCGAACAACAGCGCCTGTTTTTCGCGCAAATTCTGGCGCTCGACCCGGAAATCTACATTCTCGACGAGCCCCACAACCATCTCGACCTGCACTACCAATATGTATTGCTCGAAGCGGTCAAACGCCGGGGCAGGACGGTTCTCGCCTCGTTCCACGATCTCACCCTCGCCACCCGCTTTTGCGACCGGGCATTCTTGCTCGACCACGGCAGGCTGGCGGCCTCGGGGACACTGGCGGAGGTCCTGACGGCCCAAAGGCTGGCCCAAGTGTACCGGATCGATGCCGAGCTGGCCGATGATGTGATCCGGATCAAGGGCGCCATCACGGCATAG
- a CDS encoding FecCD family ABC transporter permease, with amino-acid sequence MNRAPYGVTLGLALGFLVLAMLAGAFWGTADLPWDARISALLRLPDAQPNLQLIIWEWRLPRVIMVALVGGGLALSGVIMQALLRNPLAEPYLLGLSSGASAAATAAIVWLPATFVASFGLDLLAFLGAMLAFILTLGLAFQPGRGMDKLVLILAGVAISLFFSSVSAFFIHLADPQVTREALSFLMGSAAGARWADLPPLAIALPLGLLATWLCATMLDAVLLGDERAVALGVPLPVLRLALLSLAALLTGLSVAGAGIVGFVGLIVPHMARLLVGAPHKKLIPLAVVLGMIVLVVVDLLCRIVLAPEELPLSVLLALFAAPPFVFILRRVRRGF; translated from the coding sequence ATGAACCGCGCTCCCTACGGCGTCACCCTCGGGCTGGCGCTAGGCTTTCTCGTGCTCGCCATGCTGGCCGGTGCCTTCTGGGGCACCGCCGATCTGCCGTGGGATGCGCGTATCAGCGCGCTGCTGCGCCTGCCAGACGCGCAGCCCAATCTGCAATTGATCATCTGGGAATGGCGCCTGCCGCGTGTCATCATGGTGGCGCTGGTCGGGGGCGGGTTGGCGCTGTCGGGCGTCATCATGCAGGCCCTGCTGCGCAATCCGCTGGCCGAGCCCTACCTTCTGGGCCTGTCCTCCGGGGCGTCCGCTGCGGCGACCGCCGCCATCGTCTGGCTGCCCGCCACGTTCGTTGCCAGTTTCGGGCTCGACCTGCTGGCCTTTCTGGGCGCAATGCTTGCCTTTATTCTCACCCTCGGGCTGGCCTTCCAGCCGGGCAGGGGCATGGATAAGCTGGTTCTTATATTGGCTGGCGTTGCCATATCGCTGTTTTTTTCCTCGGTTTCCGCCTTTTTCATCCATCTCGCCGATCCCCAGGTCACCCGCGAGGCATTGTCCTTCCTGATGGGCTCCGCCGCCGGCGCGCGCTGGGCAGACCTTCCGCCGCTGGCCATCGCCCTGCCGCTCGGCCTGCTTGCCACATGGCTGTGCGCCACCATGCTCGACGCCGTGCTGCTCGGCGACGAGCGGGCTGTGGCCCTTGGCGTGCCGCTGCCGGTCCTGCGATTGGCTCTGCTCAGTCTCGCCGCCCTTCTGACCGGGCTGTCGGTGGCCGGAGCGGGGATCGTGGGCTTTGTCGGGCTCATCGTGCCGCACATGGCCCGGCTTCTGGTCGGCGCGCCCCACAAAAAGCTGATCCCGCTGGCCGTGGTGCTCGGCATGATCGTGCTGGTGGTGGTCGATCTGCTGTGCCGCATCGTGCTGGCCCCCGAAGAACTGCCGCTCAGCGTACTGCTGGCGCTGTTTGCGGCGCCCCCCTTTGTCTTCATCCTGCGGAGGGTGCGCCGTGGCTTCTGA
- a CDS encoding ABC transporter substrate-binding protein: MNLLRPALAVALSLLTNSAFAQTIESCDTSFAYDSPPARAITLNQQATEVMLALGLEDRMIGTAYLDDTIPDQWLEAYNSVPVLSDRYPAREVVLAENPDFLFAGFASAFNDTNLGAEAEWHDIGIGTYVVNAECRNQHPADIRMTTDPIFIDLESIGALFGVEDKADALAGNIRTRLDAAATGASGAGLTAFLFDSGTDTAFSAACCGAPGLLMESVGLENIAGDIEGRWADLAWETVATADPDVIILIEAEWSTAEEKRAQLESDPVLSQLRAVRQRNYVVVPFSETILGLRFVDGVERLAAGLQQLDLN, from the coding sequence ATGAACCTGCTGCGCCCGGCACTCGCCGTCGCCCTGTCGCTGTTGACCAACTCGGCCTTCGCCCAGACAATTGAGAGCTGCGACACCAGCTTTGCCTATGACTCCCCGCCTGCGCGCGCCATTACGCTAAACCAGCAGGCAACAGAGGTCATGCTGGCGCTGGGGCTCGAAGACAGAATGATCGGCACCGCCTATCTCGACGACACGATCCCCGACCAGTGGCTCGAAGCCTACAATTCCGTCCCGGTGCTCTCGGACCGCTATCCGGCAAGGGAAGTGGTGTTGGCCGAAAACCCCGACTTTCTTTTTGCCGGCTTTGCCTCGGCCTTCAACGACACCAACCTGGGCGCCGAAGCCGAATGGCACGACATCGGCATCGGGACCTATGTGGTCAATGCCGAATGCCGCAATCAGCACCCCGCCGATATACGCATGACCACCGATCCCATCTTCATCGACCTTGAAAGCATTGGCGCGCTCTTTGGCGTCGAGGATAAGGCGGACGCACTTGCCGGCAATATCCGCACGCGGCTCGACGCCGCGGCAACCGGCGCGTCGGGCGCCGGGCTGACGGCCTTTCTCTTTGACTCGGGCACCGACACCGCCTTTTCTGCGGCCTGCTGCGGCGCGCCGGGACTGCTCATGGAGTCGGTCGGTCTTGAAAACATCGCGGGCGACATCGAGGGCCGCTGGGCCGATCTGGCCTGGGAAACGGTGGCGACGGCGGATCCCGACGTCATCATTCTGATCGAAGCCGAATGGTCGACCGCCGAGGAAAAGCGCGCACAGCTCGAAAGTGACCCGGTGCTCTCCCAGCTCCGTGCGGTCCGGCAACGGAACTATGTCGTCGTCCCGTTCTCCGAAACCATACTTGGGCTGCGCTTCGTCGATGGGGTCGAACGCCTCGCAGCTGGCCTCCAACAGTTGGACCTGAACTAG
- a CDS encoding (2Fe-2S) ferredoxin domain-containing protein: MTPDAILFLISQPYLKGRRLKALQASLTRACPIPCAIVRMEGREAGPMSALDALVGEGAQNILVQPVGIPFSDSLFAWLPGALAHWQRERGFDGELALASDQIGDEAVLAAIARSSLDNAAEATPVETDRGSIDGAGWDEVPAHRHHLLVCTGPRCNFRESGPLSAILAEELTRQGVARDCLVATTGCLFPCNNGPVVAHYPAGHWYRLANADDVARFVSTVLKDGKSLPQLMIHEVSQ, translated from the coding sequence ATGACACCTGACGCAATTCTCTTTCTGATTTCTCAGCCCTATCTGAAGGGCAGGCGTTTGAAGGCGCTTCAGGCATCGCTGACCCGAGCGTGCCCGATCCCGTGCGCCATCGTTCGCATGGAAGGCCGCGAGGCCGGGCCGATGTCGGCGCTCGACGCGCTGGTGGGCGAGGGCGCACAAAATATCCTCGTTCAGCCGGTCGGCATCCCGTTTTCCGACAGTCTTTTCGCCTGGCTGCCCGGTGCGCTCGCCCATTGGCAGCGTGAGCGCGGGTTTGATGGCGAACTGGCCCTGGCGTCCGATCAGATCGGCGATGAGGCCGTACTGGCGGCAATCGCCCGATCCAGCCTCGATAATGCCGCCGAAGCGACGCCTGTGGAGACTGATCGCGGTTCGATAGATGGCGCGGGCTGGGACGAGGTGCCGGCGCATCGGCACCATCTTCTCGTCTGTACCGGCCCGCGCTGCAATTTCCGCGAATCCGGCCCACTCAGCGCCATTCTTGCCGAGGAACTGACGCGCCAGGGTGTGGCGCGCGATTGCCTGGTGGCCACCACCGGCTGCCTGTTCCCCTGCAACAACGGCCCTGTCGTAGCCCATTATCCGGCCGGACACTGGTACCGGCTGGCGAACGCCGATGATGTCGCCCGCTTCGTTTCGACCGTTTTGAAAGACGGAAAATCGCTCCCCCAATTGATGATCCATGAGGTATCGCAATGA
- a CDS encoding DUF1028 domain-containing protein: MTFSILAHDRATGAFGVATATGGPAVGSLVPHARAGVGALATQGYTNPLYAFDGLAALEAGQGAEAIVYALTIADPERERRQLIVMDRTGATAGWSGSDLTESVGMQLQTDIAIAGNLLANADVVPAMAEGFLRAGGPLELRLLAALTAGDVAGGDARGIQSAAIKTFSDQPYPAIDARVDYSLTPLDDLSTLLEKIRVGDYADFVATLPRR; the protein is encoded by the coding sequence ATGACGTTCTCGATCCTCGCCCACGACCGCGCAACCGGTGCTTTCGGCGTCGCGACAGCCACGGGCGGACCCGCCGTCGGCTCGCTGGTGCCCCACGCGCGCGCAGGGGTGGGGGCGCTGGCAACCCAAGGCTACACCAATCCGCTCTATGCCTTTGACGGGCTGGCGGCGCTCGAAGCCGGGCAGGGGGCCGAGGCAATCGTCTATGCCCTGACAATTGCCGACCCCGAGCGCGAACGGCGGCAATTGATCGTCATGGACCGCACGGGCGCAACGGCGGGCTGGAGCGGCTCGGACCTCACCGAGAGTGTGGGCATGCAGTTGCAGACCGATATCGCCATCGCCGGAAATCTTCTCGCCAACGCCGATGTTGTCCCTGCCATGGCCGAAGGCTTTTTGCGCGCCGGCGGGCCGCTGGAACTCCGCCTTCTGGCCGCCCTGACGGCAGGCGACGTGGCGGGCGGCGATGCGCGCGGCATCCAGTCTGCAGCGATAAAGACCTTTTCTGACCAGCCCTATCCGGCCATCGATGCGCGCGTGGACTATTCACTGACCCCCCTCGATGACCTTTCCACCCTGCTCGAAAAGATCCGCGTCGGCGACTATGCCGATTTCGTCGCGACGCTGCCTCGGCGCTGA